The Coffea arabica cultivar ET-39 chromosome 2c, Coffea Arabica ET-39 HiFi, whole genome shotgun sequence genome includes the window ATGGGCAGAAGATCCCTTCTTCTCTCAGAGACGAAATAATACACACACACCCAACTAATCAATATTTGACCGAGGGTTAAAGCTAAGAGGACCGAAACGGTAACCTAAGGGGGACCCACAACGCTTACCTATCCAGCCAATTGGTGGGCAGAAGATCCCATCTCCTCAAAAACTCTCACTTTTAAGACAAATCTATTTTGGCAATTATTTTAAGAAATTAGCCGGATATCACGGGAGTTTGTCTCTCTGTGCCCATAGATAAGCTTTTTCTCACATGGATATCttaagagttttctttcctagTGCCCATAGAGTAAGCTTTTTTCTCATTGCAACATCCACTACTACTCATCCATCTACATCGTCCTTTTCCCATTGTTGATCATCAAATAAGTCCTCAGGTGGGTCGTAAACAATCATATTAGGGAAAAGTTCCAAGAAGTCATCCTTTATTTTTTCCCTCAATTCTGGATATGGGAGGAGCCCCTTCAAGATCACTCTATAAGGCAATGATAGCAGGGGATCAGGAGATAGCCTCATTTCCTCGTATATGTCCATTGCTTCCTTCGGTAGTCCACTGTCTAAGAAGGCCCTAATGAGGTCACCAAAGGTATGCTGATAAAAAAGCACGCCTTCCCTCTTTAAGTCATCCCATACACTCCTGCTTCGTCTACCCTTTTATTTCTCGCTAGCATCATTAGCATACAACCCATGATTTTTGGGCTCATTTTTGTTATCTTGtccaattaaattaaatggtAATTTACCGTgggtaaaagtaaaaataatttcaaGTTAGGTTAAAGAATTAATTAAGAGGTAGGATGAAATAAGATAGGGTAAAAGTTCATAACAGTTAAAACTCCTATCTAAACCACCAACTAGTGGGTGGTTATTAGGGTTTAACATACTTAtcaaaataacaaagaaaataaaaataacagttTTCCTACCTTTCATTATCTGCCTAACCTAGAGTAAGAACCGTCAGAGAGTAGAGACGGAAAAGCAGGCATCGCCGTCAATCAATCGAGAGACTAGATACTTAAATCTGTAAGTCCCAAATTTCCACGAAACTTCTCttttaagttatattagttGCATTAATTATTCTAGGATATGCAATGTTGTTATATGTATGTAGATATATATGTTTCTATAAGAAATTTAGGAGGATTCATATTTGAGTTAGTAGAAATAGGGTGTTAGATTTTAATCTTTGGATAAGTAGATCGTCCAAATctgttgaagaaaagaaaagaaaagaaaagaaagagagccgCCGCTGCTCTGTTTTGACTGGCGTTGCAGAAGCAACgcaacaggaaaaaaaaaaaacggaagGAATTGCAAGAATTGCAAGGGTTGGCCGAGGCCAACCGaagaccagaaaaaaaaaaaaaaaaaaaaaaaaagggaaaggagaGGAGATGATGTCGGGCATAGTATATGGTTGGCCGAGAGGGTCGCCCGACTTTTCTGGCGACCGTGGTCAAACAACTAGTTGGCCTTTTTGACCAACCATGGGTCCAATctgagaaggggaaaaaaaagggacAAATTAAATGTAGAtcaaattataatataaaattagtaaatatttaataaataaattttaaatataactagtccatttttttataatttattgtGGGTATTAAAATTCAGGACCCAATCTAAAGTGATagttatttaaaattatacttAATTGATTAAGTCTAAGATActtaaatagaaatttaaaacatcTTAATCTAACCTTATAAGACAATGTAAGATAAGTTCTAGATTGTTAAACGAAATGCTTAACACCATGatgatgataataataatagtaattaataattaataaaataatgatAGTAAGAATAATAACCATATAGACATGGAGGAAATACATTAAGgatataaatgaaaataaaagtataAATACAAGTGCAATAAACTAAGgcaataattataataataagtcAATATATATAGGTACATGTATACATAAATATTAATAACACCTACGCACCCacaaaagtgaaaataaagcgaAAGATAATAGTAATTAATtaacaaatatatataaatggtaataaaataaagtagcgACAACAAggacaataataataatgaataattataaattataaatacgTATAGTAAGATAATAGTTAAGATAATAAATATGATTAGgaataattattttcttttaacttaggaaactttacaaaaaggagaactttccaaattaaaaaactttctaaaaatagaaactttccAATTTAGGAAACTTTCTGAAAATAGAAATCGTTCAATTTAGGAAAAGGCTGCTAGGGTTCATATAATGGTTTAGACATGAAACTTCGACTCATTTAGAGTTTGTATATTTATGCATCTATAGGAAATATCAACTAATTAGGAAATCTGTGCATTTGATAGGTACGATATAAGTTTAAAAGACCTAAGGTAGCCCTACTCGAGCAGCCAGGCAaaggtaggtggtacttacccttctgagatttcaaaggtgcaaaatgaaattttgttttCAATCCTATTTTGTTGTGTTGACTCAAAATGTATTTGATTAAATGCATTAATTGAAtattcatgaaagttatattttCCTATACAAAAtggaccatgtgacttatttgaaatgttttgatacGTTATTATATACCAAACGAGCTGAATCTTTTATGAAATCAAGGATCTATGTATGGGACATGTGGGATGAATTTTCAAAACAGTCATGGAATAGACGGTAGGGGCTATAGTCCTGTCTAATCGTCATGGTAGCTtggtataaagtccggccgattgacaaGGTCAAGGTAGCCTGGTATAGATTCCGGCCGATTGACAAAGCCATGatagcctggtataaagtccggccgattggCAAGATCATGGTAATTtggtataaagtccggccgattgacccATGTATGAAATGAGACCAATCGGTAGTCATGAAATCTATTGGTCACCCACCTAGAAggggtttaatctctaggctgaGTACTTGCTAGCCGGTCATCacatgtacttgttataagctaatatgaaatgatttatgagctaatatgaaatgatttatgaGTTGATATGGAATGATTTATGAACTGATCTAAAATGagacttgtgaactgatttatgaatttatttatGAACGGATATGAAGAGACTTGTGAATTGAGACAAAATGATTTATggctttatgatttttcatgtaTATTTATCAATAAGATACTTTTAAATTGTTTGCCACTCGTTACTACTGATTCTTTTATGAACGACGTTACTTTCAAGATTATGGATGTGATCGATGCGCAAATGGTTtgatttgtatatatatatgtatctatAAAGTTACGAGTACATGGTCCAACAGAGGGGTAGATATTACCTACTGAGCGATTTGTCGATCAACTCACTTTTTACCATCTTTGCAGATTGGGAAGAGTACGAATTGATTTACGTAGAAGACCCTGAGGACGACTTTATTAGTTTTTAAGTGAACTAACTACTTCTAGCTGTTAATTTTATTTACCTTTTTTCCGCTGTTTCGACCAGAgaataaatgtatgaatttaTTGGATATTTGTAGACTACTTTTTATATGATATTTGTACTGCACTTTATGTAGTTATattatttagtacttttaaaGTTTAGTATAGTTAAATGTTGCCTTGTATTATTGAGTGGGACTTGAGAGTACGGCGGATGTCACATGATGGTCACGTGCGGGCTCAGGGGCTTGGCAATTAGCATATCCCTGTAGAAGAACATATATGGCCTATACCAAATTTCTTTACGGACCACCTCATACAACTAAAAAGTAAAAGACAAAtgtaagaaaaaggaaagacgTTACAGTTTAATTACTGATCCATCTATCAGTAGTAAAAGTTTGTACAAGCCTTAGAATACAAGGTGTACGCTACAATGAGAGAGTGGGTAGGACATTTACAATAACTTGTTAATCTagagttttgaaccaaaagaatAACAAAAAACTCAAAGGCAAACACCATGTCCAGAATTCACTCGCATAAGCACCATAGGAGTACAATGCAAATCAGTTTCTTTTCAATGAATTTCATGATATTGGTATCTAAGTTCTAGCTCATTCACATTTCTGACAGCAAATGGCTATAGCAGTATAATCTagagttttgaaccaaaagaatAACGAAACTCAAAGGCAAACACCAAGTTCAAATTTACTCGCATAAGCACCATAGGAGTACAATGCAAATCAGTTTCTTTTTAATGAATGTCATGATATTAGTATCTAAATTCTAGCTCATGCGAATTTCTGACAACAAATGGCCATAGCAGTATTCTGGTTTATAAAAGAGACACACACCCTTACTTGTTTTCTCTATACTTGAATGCAGAAGTCCAAAGAACTAATTTCACGGCTACATTTATATGTGTATGTCAGCTAGAGTTGCAAACACGGAGTATTTCAGTTGTTCAAACCTATCTATAACTAATGTGCATGTGTAAGATTGTGGATGTGTGAATTTGTTCTAGGCCTAATACCACAGCCACTTGCAGATCCTTTGTGCTAAAAAGAATGGGTGAAGTTAAGAGCTTAGGTAATTTGTTTCTCTTTCTTGATTTCAGTAGATGAGTATGGTTATTTGTCACTGAATGAACCCTTTTCAGTGGCAAATATGCAAAGCTAATGTCTAAAATCCCGTCCATTTTATATGCATCCACAATGGTCTAGACTTGGGTAGACTCGGATTGTTCAAAGACCCAATGACCCAAATTGTGCCACACCATCTCTACTATAAAGGTATAGTGGAATTGATTTTCAATTTCCAAGCCATCACTGAGGTATTTCAAAAACCAGGTCCACTGCTCTATAGCTTCCCTTTCTACAGCAACCCTGGCAATATGCCACCACCTATTATTAGGGTCAGCAGCATTGGTAGTCAATAACTGCCTCTATAAGTCCCCTTTAGATGTCACCTATCCAAACCTATTATTGGCCTACAATCATCCTTAAATCCTTTCTTCAATGGCCCCAAATAGCAGTATATGGTAAAAGCAAATAATTAGGTCAAAGTCATTTTCACTCCATTTTATGGAGCGGAAGACAGCTCGTCGcagacaaaaatgccctttgtaTTTCAGCGTGCTTTTGACGTGTTATTAGCTACTGAACTTAACAGATGGCCCAACATTTTGCACTTTGGACAGATTAGGAGGCCAAAAGTTCACCCAGCTAATACTTTGAAGGCCACTAAGACTTTTTTCCCTTTAAAGAATATGTGTTTATCACCACATAAGGTTATGCAGCGACAGACACACTCTTTTAAacacaattttttattttttttttacaatgaaCTATAgcttcacaatttttttttctaaaaattgtaCAGATTAATTAAATTCCTTGCACAATTTTTTTAGCTAAAAATTTTACAGATTAATTAAAGTCTTGTTAATTAGTTAATGTCCACATAAATCATAAAATCGCAAAATCGTCTTAAAGTGACGTGAAATTTGAAGTGAGGAATTCTAATAAAAATTATGTAAGTTTTACATGTTAAGAAAAAAACTACTAGATCTTGAAATCCATCCAAGCCCCTTGCATTTACCACATGGAGTGGTATAGCAGTCCCATTTTTTGTGAACGTTCGTGTGATAGATCTATAGTCGCTCGATTCTCCTAAGTTGTACCTGCAATCCTATATGCACCTGTTCTTTCTCATAAATCAAGGAGCCTATCATAGGAGTCTTCCCACAACTGGGACAAGATAGATAGTAGAAGTAGCGGACCGATCCACACTAGGAGTAGAGTAATTGATCACCTGTTCTACAGATGGTCGAACAACAGAACTAGGGGATCACCTGCACGTGGTTGATTACTCTACTCCTGATGCGGATCGATCGATTAGCCAAAATAGGGGTTCATCACCTGCTCTTGGTCGACTACTCTACTCCATGGATCGGGTTCGCTATTTCTATCGATCTACTCTAATCGATTTGCTACTTCCATCGATATATCCTATCCTGGGAAAACTCCTGTGATGGAATCCTCGATTCTTCTTGCCTGTGCAACCTAAGAGGTCCAAACAATTGCAGCTTGTACAAAATCTACGAAAGAGGTCCAAACAATTGTAGTTTGTACAAAATCTACCACACAGAAGATTACACTGGAAATGCGACTCCTCTACCATTTCACGCGATAAAGGTAAGCATAATTGAATTTCATGacctaataatttttttcttaatatgtAAAACTTATATCATTTTTATTAAAATTCCTCACTTCAAATTTCACAACACTTTAAGATGATTTTgcaattttatgattttatgtGGACATTAACTAAGTAActaaattttatttcatttatacaatttttttagataACATAAATTGTGCAAAGACTTTAATTAATCTGTACAACATAAATTGTACAACTTTTCATTTATGCAATTATAATTCATTTAAAAGAGTGAGTCTATTGCCGCAAAAGCTTATGCTGCCACAAacacatatttttttaaaaattatgtttcaacaattttgtttaaaagaattattttgagaaaaaattgtGTTTATCACTGCATAAGCTTCTAGAGCTACATACATGTtctaaaaaaaagttttaaaaaaattgagttGTGTGCAACAACAAACacattctttaaaaaaaaaaaaaaaattgtatcagACACCAAGTATGACACTTCTATTTCAACGACGTTAATATTAGAAGCATATCTCAAAGAGATGGGATCCTCTGTCCATTTTTTCTGTCTAATGCAAAACTACGTAGTTCCACTTACTATTACTGCTGATGTGGCACATAACATTGAATGCATATTTAGGGGGATGTTTAATAAgtgagtttcaaattcaataTTATCCATAAATGATGTTTGTTTATACCTAGTTGTATCCATAATCTTCTACTTTGAAATTTCATGCCACATGATTCAGATGAAATTAGGCAAGCATTTGAAAACGAGATCCTTGAATTTATCAGAGTTACAATTACGTGCAGTCATGTTGATAAGTTCCATTTTTATCATTAATTTTACTATTGTTTCCCTCATTTATTCTACCAAATATTGCGTTAATTGGCGAGTTTTACTCATTTTTGGTAATTGTGTTAGTTGCAGGGATTTAAAGCAAAAAGTAATTAAAAGGCGTGATTTTTTACTGGATCTGCTGTTCAGCGTAGGCACGTGGAAGTTTAACTTTTTCATGCCCGGAGATCTTGGGAGTTGAAGCGGAAGTTCCAGCCGTTGAAGTCTCGAAGTCCGATCACAGATGCTTCATCATATGATCATTGTTGATCTTTTCGGATAAGATGATTTGTTAGATCAATTTGATTTGGCTAAATAATAGTAGTCTACTAATAGTAGGAAACATGCGGTATTATTGATAGTAGAAGCTGAATAGgaaacaaaaagagagaaaaagccGGATTCCTATTTGATTAGGAGTTGGCCAGCAACAATTTCGGGATGAATTCTTTTGAAGTATTAGGCCGTCACTTGTCTTTCGGCCGAGTCTCTTTCATTAGTCTTTAGGCAAAAACCAATTGTTATCAATAGAGTCCTACGGATTTCCCCTGAAGATGCGTAGCTAAATCTCCATTTTCTAGTTGGATGTCAACTTGAAAACTTGATTCCATACATTTGTAAGatcgaattattttacttatttcttttattcattgatATTCGTAGGTTTTCTGATTTAACTTCTTATGATTATTTTATTGTTTGAATATTAATGGttcgatattcgaattaacctaataattTATTGAcagattaattgattgaatccgtaattatttaatCAATTAATACCAGTGCGCGACTAACGTGATTGGTCCCATGTTAGGAaaacgtatgatctaatttaaacaaactctTGTAGCGtgacttttctaattcttaatgcaagTGAGAAATTGAATCCTACAACCATAACTAGGGTTATTTCTTAGTTAGGAAAATAGTCGACAGACataccttgactatcgaaaaaataagaaaaagttgGTTATTTATTGCGTGTATGGCAACTATAACcaatatattaataaataattgaattatcattgcatcgatgatcagttgaatgaaCCGTGTCTGAAAAATTACACCTTTGGTTAGAGTCGTGCTTATTATCGATTAATTCCTATTAATTTCCGTTAGTTGTTTTattagttggttaattagtCTCTGTTTGGATCCCCTATTTTTTAagtgtttttcaaatacaataaaaatttttaaaaagtactctaaaaggtaatttaaaaattagttcaaattttttaaaattttaaaaattatttcaaaatatattctagaaactcttctactctttaatatttcaaaatattttctaaaaatattccaaaatacatTCTAAAAACTCTGTTACAGCAAAGTTTTTAAATATTTCCAAACGGCTAAcccaaaactattttcaaaAATCCCCCATGCTCTGAACTCTAGAAAAAATGAATTATCCCCGATCCCTGTAGATTCGACCTTattcaccgctatatacaaattgtatttttcttgagtaagtaattattattgtacaggctcgACACTTGTCACATGTTGATTCAGAGAGTAGGCTATCCATATTAAAATTGAATTTGCAATCCATTTACCAAACACACTCTAAATATGCATTCAATATTATGTGCCACACAAACagtattaataaataaaactacGTAATTTTGCATTGGACAGAAAAGTGAACAAACATAATGGGCAGAAGATCCCATCTCCTCAAAAACTCTCACTTTTAAGACAAATCTATTTTTGCGAATTATTTTAAGAAATTAGCCGGATATCACGGGAGTTTGTCTCTCTGTGCCCATAGATAAGCTTTTTCTCACATGGATATCttaagagttttctttcctagTGCCCATAGAGTAAGCTTTTTTCTCATTGCAGCATCCACTACTACTCATCCATCTACATCGTCCTTTTCCCATTGTTGATCATCAAATAAGTCCTCAGGTGGGTCGTAAACAATCATATTAGGGAAAAGTTCCAAGAAGTCATCCTTTATTTTTTCCCTCAATTCTGGATATGGGAGGAGCCCCTTCAAGATCACTCTATAAGGCAATGATAGCAGGGGATCAGGAGATAGCCTCATTTCCTCGTATATGTCCATTGCTTCCTTCGGTAGTCCACTGTCTAAGAAGGCCCTAATGAGGTCACCAAAGGTATGCTGATCAAAAAGCACGCCTTCCCTCCTTAAGTCATCCCATACACTCCTGGCTTCGTCTACCCTTTTATTTCTCGCTAGCATCATTAGCATATCCCTGTAGAAGAACATATCTGGCCTATACCAAATTTCTTTACGGACCACCTCATACAACtggaaaataaaagacaaatgtaagaaaaaggaaagacgTTACAGTTTAATTACTGATCCTCTATCAGTGGCAAAAGTTTGTACAAGCCTTAGAATACAAGGTGTACGCTACAATGAGAGAGTGGGTAGGTATGACATTTACAATAACTTGTTAATCTagagttttgaaccaaaagaatAACAAAAAACTCAAAGGCAAACACCATGTCCAGAATTTACTCGTATAAGCACCATAGGAGTACATGCAAATCAGTTTCTTTTCAATGAATTTCATGATATTAGTATCTAAGTTCTAGCTCATTCACATTTCTGACAGCAAATGGCTATAGCAGTATAATCTAGAGTTTTGAACCAAACGAATAACAAAACTCAAAGGCAAACACCAAGTCCAAATTTACTCGCAAAAGCACCATAGGAGTACAATGCAAATCAGTTTCTTTTTAATGAATGTCATGATATTAGTATCTAAATTCTAGCTCATGCGAATTTCTGACAACAAATGGCCATAGCAGTATTCTGGTTTATAAAAGAGACACACACCCTTACTTGTTTTCTCTATACTTGAATGCAGAATTCCAAAGAACTAATTTCACGGTTACATTTATATGTGTATGTCAGCTAGAGTTGCAAACACGGAGTATTTCAGTTGTTCAAACCTATCTGTAACTAATGTGCATGTGTAAAATTGTGGATGTGTAAATTTGTTCTAGGCCTAATACCACAGCCACTTGCAGATCCTTTGTGCTAAAAAGAATGGGTGAAGTTAAGAGCTTAGGTAATTTGTTTCTCTTTCTTGATTTCAGTAGACGAGTATGGTGATTTGTCACTGAAAGAACCCTTTTCAGTGGCAGATATGCAAAGCTAATGTCTAAAATCCCGTTCATTTTATATGTATCTACAATGGTCTAGACTTGGGTAGACCCGGATTCTTCAAAGACCCAATGGCCCAGATTGTGCCACACCATCTCATCAAGTGATGTGGCACAATTTGGGCCATTGGATCTTTGAAGACAGGTCTACCCAAGTTTGAGCCATGGTGTTATCACTCCACTAATATTGTCAATGGTCAAAGAAAATTATGATTACGTACTCCAACCATCTGCCCTGCTTGGCTCCTACAATTGTCTGAAATCATAAAGGTGTTTGCAACAAACTTCAAATATAGCTCCATTGGTGAATTGGTgactaaaactaaaaaactaagtAGTTTACTCTTCAGCTCCTAACAATCTACTGAGGCAGCATTCTCAACAAAAAGTTTCCAGCATATTATGCAATGAAGTGTAATGATTAGCTGTAGCGAGACCAACAAAGTGCAAGGAGAACAGGACTTCAAAATGCACCAATTTACATTGCGTACTCTATCACATTAAGCCAGAAACTCTACCAAATGCTGCTTTGCTCAATGTCATAATGCACATACTTTAGCAAGAATCCAACCAAAAAAAGGCAACCAAATATTGTCATCATCTATTATCACAACTAAAACATAAAAAGAATTAGAAGCTCATCTAAGAATCCATCAGATAACATGGTCTAATCCAAAAACTTAATTTTTGGACGAGTATACTAGACCCTTCTAGCTTTGCATCAGAAACATGACCCTAAATTTCAAAGAGAATAATGttgaacacaacattgtatCTTCTGGAGTTAAATTATTAAAGactagagaaagaaaaaaaaaaggacaacaTAATCCTTGACAAATTGCAAGATCAGTATTTACATAACATCTGACCTTGATGGAGAGAAAGACAAGGTCTTGTCTCTGGAACTCAGCAAGGACAGCAATCAGGTCGGATTTAAGGAGGCGGGAGACGTGGGATTTCATGAACCTCTCCAAGCGTATGGGATTTGTCTGAAGGCGCTTCAGCTCTTTAGCCACCATTAAACCCTCTTTTCCGATCTCCTTCTTCCTTCTCCATATTGATAGGCTTGGGCTCGATGACCCTGACGTCGACGAGGGTGATCCTAATGCCTGGTGGCTAAAGATTTGTCTAAATGATGAATTGGGGTGGTGCAGTGGGGTGATGAGATTTGAGGAGACTCTGCGCAGGCCCTGACGCCACATTCTAGGCAAAGTTGCTAGTCACCTAAGGTTTCAGGGGTATACAAACTTTGGGTAATATAAATGTTGACCCTTTATTCCCTGCTGGCGAATCTATAGTGTCACTACAGATCTCATGTCAAAATTTCATTGCTAACTGAGATACCATGCAGCATCAGAAATTGCCACTCCTAAGTCTCATCCTTCAGTTTCAACATAACATTGAAATAGAATTATTACACCAAAAAGCTTACAATAACCCAAAGTAAATGAAGAGAATGTTTTTCAATATGCCCCACATGATAAGAACAGAAAACAAGATAAATGGAGGACACAAGAGTGACAAACCTAgcaaacaacaaaaaagaagaagaaaacaagaTAGATTCAGAGAAAAGTATCTTGAGTTAGAATCTTCCATCATCATTTGGACGTCTTAGAAATCGTTCTAGCCCCTACAACTTCTGTTCCCCACTCTGACTTTTCAAATCTTAGCCAGAGACACATGACTCATGGCCCAACTAGAACAAAATATTGTCTCAACCAGCAGTCTCATCAATTTTCTCTGTTGCAATGATTGGAGCTCTTCACGTACTTAAGGATAATACACCTTAAGTCCCAGTTTCCAAGCTTTAGTGCACATTTTCCAAGATACTTTGCTGGAACAATTTTGTTGGGAAAATGCTTCCTGTTGTTTTAGAAATATCCAAATTAAGATGCCTAAAACTCACTTAAGAACAACTGAACCCACTCTCTCACAAAACTCACCCAGAACCTGAATGCAATATGCTTCTATAAACAGCAGCACTCAATAGGATCTGAAAAACTGCTTGGTTGACATGGTGAACAAAGCATAATTGGTGAAAATTATTTATCTAACTAATCGTACTACCAcccatgtaaacaacataatcactTCATCTCTTCCAAAATAAATTGCTCACTAATTCTCAAGGAAAATGCGATTTTCAGAAGTAACTTTGAAATATGTCCAAAGAGTAATAATGGTGGCTATCTCAAACTTGGCCACAGTGCGCATGCTTATCAAGGCATGTTACTACCCACTCAAGTTGGTGAATCAATTTCTGTCAACTTTCGCAGCCTCAATTGCCATCATGTCATGGACTATCTTTGGCCCGTATCATGAACTGATGCAGGTGTAGTCTGAAGCATGAGAAGATGACTTGGGTTCACATAAAAATCAGGTTCAAGCAACAGTGAAAGTTAGTAACTGATTTGATGCTAGagaggaaaaatataataatgtTCCTCCAAGACCTTAAAGCAAAAACCTTCTAACCTTAATATAGTcagaaaaataagaataagaGTCCACTATTTCTGCATAATTTTTGCTAACATAGACCATCATGAATCCAAAGTAGAGTTGCTCTTAATTGGCAGGAAG containing:
- the LOC113727445 gene encoding pentatricopeptide repeat-containing protein At1g62350-like, with protein sequence MWRQGLRRVSSNLITPLHHPNSSFRQIFSHQALGSPSSTSGSSSPSLSIWRRKKEIGKEGLMVAKELKRLQTNPIRLERFMKSHVSRLLKSDLIAVLAEFQRQDLVFLSIKLYEVVRKEIWYRPDMFFYRDMLMMLARNKRVDEARSVWDDLRREGVLFDQHTFGDLIRAFLDSGLPKEAMDIYEEMRLSPDPLLSLPYRVILKGLLPYPELREKIKDDFLELFPNMIVYDPPEDLFDDQQWEKDDVDG